In Clostridia bacterium, one DNA window encodes the following:
- a CDS encoding purine-nucleoside phosphorylase yields MRQHVFGFNLAAEFLRKKLGCVPDCAVVLGSGLAPLAEGEAIQVIDYAEIPAFKQSTAPGHSGKLVLKEIGGRKVLLMKGRLHCYEGYDVLDTVLPVRAFAKLGIKKLILTNAAGGINLDFSEGALMMITDHLGFNAPPVLWGANVEELGPRFPDMTFAYSREMMEKAREAAGEQGVKLCEGVYAYTKGAQYETPAEIRMYKLLGADAVGMSTVPEVIAARHAGMETLAISCITNMAAGITGKELTHQEVLDTANRVMGDFIKLVTAVIAKL; encoded by the coding sequence ATGAGACAGCACGTTTTCGGCTTCAATCTCGCCGCGGAGTTTCTCCGCAAAAAGCTCGGCTGCGTGCCGGACTGCGCCGTAGTGCTCGGTTCCGGGCTCGCGCCGCTCGCAGAGGGAGAAGCCATACAGGTGATAGATTACGCGGAAATACCCGCTTTCAAGCAGTCGACCGCGCCCGGTCACAGCGGCAAGCTCGTGCTCAAAGAGATCGGCGGCAGGAAAGTGCTGCTGATGAAGGGCCGTCTGCACTGCTACGAGGGCTACGACGTGCTTGACACCGTGCTTCCGGTCAGAGCGTTCGCGAAGCTCGGCATAAAGAAGCTCATTCTCACTAACGCCGCCGGAGGCATAAATCTCGACTTCTCCGAAGGCGCGCTTATGATGATAACCGACCACCTCGGATTCAACGCTCCTCCCGTGCTTTGGGGCGCGAACGTCGAGGAGCTCGGTCCGCGCTTCCCCGATATGACCTTCGCCTACTCGCGCGAAATGATGGAAAAGGCGCGCGAGGCCGCCGGGGAGCAGGGCGTGAAGCTCTGCGAAGGCGTCTACGCCTATACCAAGGGCGCGCAGTACGAAACCCCCGCCGAAATACGCATGTATAAGCTGCTCGGCGCCGACGCCGTCGGAATGTCCACCGTTCCCGAAGTCATCGCCGCGCGCCACGCCGGCATGGAGACGCTTGCGATCTCCTGCATAACCAACATGGCCGCCGGCATCACCGGCAAAGAGCTCACTCATCAGGAGGTGCTCGATACCGCGAACCGCGTGATGGGCGATTTCATCAAGCTCGTCACCGCCGTTATCGCGAAACTTTGA
- a CDS encoding sugar phosphate isomerase/epimerase, giving the protein MNETFKIGCLADGFRTDVRTALKKAAALGLQGVQIYGTGGEVSPDMTAAQRRELVDIIKSNGLTLSAVCGEIGSFAEPEFRAQRIELSRRVLELAVDLGTNIVTTHVGTIPEDKNDENYKMIQDACYELAQYADTMDAHFALETGKETCVVLKDFLDGLGSTGVAVNFDPANLWMCIQDDPVAGVYTVKDYIVHTHAKDGVPDPAAMWGWRELPLGEGGVDFPNYLKALKDIGYRGFLTIEREVGERPEEDIAHAANFLRRTISENAL; this is encoded by the coding sequence ATGAACGAAACCTTCAAGATAGGATGCCTTGCGGACGGCTTCCGCACCGACGTGCGCACCGCGCTGAAAAAGGCCGCCGCGCTCGGCCTTCAGGGCGTGCAGATCTACGGAACGGGCGGCGAAGTCTCGCCCGATATGACGGCCGCGCAGCGCCGCGAGCTCGTAGATATCATCAAGTCAAACGGCTTGACGCTTTCCGCGGTCTGCGGCGAGATAGGCAGCTTTGCCGAGCCGGAGTTCCGCGCGCAGAGGATCGAGCTTTCACGCCGCGTCCTCGAGCTCGCCGTCGATCTCGGCACTAACATCGTCACCACTCACGTCGGCACCATCCCGGAGGATAAGAACGACGAGAACTACAAGATGATTCAGGACGCCTGCTACGAGCTCGCGCAGTACGCCGACACGATGGACGCGCACTTCGCGTTGGAAACCGGCAAGGAGACCTGCGTCGTGCTCAAGGATTTCCTCGACGGGCTCGGTTCCACCGGCGTCGCCGTCAACTTCGATCCGGCGAACCTCTGGATGTGCATACAGGACGACCCCGTGGCGGGCGTTTATACCGTGAAGGACTACATCGTCCACACTCACGCCAAGGACGGAGTTCCGGATCCCGCGGCGATGTGGGGCTGGCGCGAGCTTCCGCTCGGCGAGGGCGGTGTCGACTTCCCGAACTACCTCAAAGCGCTGAAGGATATCGGCTACCGCGGCTTCCTGACCATCGAGCGCGAAGTCGGGGAGAGGCCGGAGGAGGATATCGCGCACGCCGCGAACTTCCTGCGCCGCACTATTTCCGAAAACGCGCTGTAA